The following proteins are encoded in a genomic region of Nonomuraea muscovyensis:
- a CDS encoding GNAT family N-acetyltransferase has product MIRQGGVGDVGAVLSMFDGAVEFLVSRGRTGQWGDRPFTGDARRTEQVRGWAEGGGMRIAEVGGEAAGCVVVGPAHAYVPPAVEPELYVQALVIDRRFAGRGVGRALLDWAAEEAGRRGVGLVRVDCYAGGDGRLVGYYEQCGFTRVGPFSVGEWPGMVLERRL; this is encoded by the coding sequence ATGATCCGGCAGGGTGGTGTGGGTGATGTGGGCGCGGTGCTGTCGATGTTCGACGGTGCGGTGGAGTTCCTGGTGAGTCGTGGGCGGACGGGTCAGTGGGGTGATCGGCCGTTCACGGGTGATGCGCGGCGTACGGAGCAGGTGCGGGGGTGGGCCGAGGGCGGTGGGATGCGCATCGCGGAGGTCGGGGGCGAGGCCGCGGGGTGTGTGGTGGTGGGTCCTGCGCACGCGTATGTGCCGCCGGCGGTGGAGCCTGAGCTGTATGTGCAGGCTTTGGTGATCGATCGGCGGTTCGCGGGGCGTGGGGTGGGGCGGGCGCTGCTGGACTGGGCGGCGGAGGAGGCCGGGCGGCGCGGGGTGGGGTTGGTGCGGGTGGACTGCTATGCCGGTGGTGATGGGCGGCTGGTGGGTTACTACGAGCAGTGTGGGTTCACGCGGGTGGGGCCGTTCTCGGTGGGCGAGTGGCCGGGGATGGTGTTGGAGCGGCGGCTGTAG
- a CDS encoding class I SAM-dependent methyltransferase — MAFEELKKRQSVVWGAGPYERLPEHYQPLLDHLARAAEVRPGERVLDVGTGTGALAVRLARAGAEVTGVDLAPALVDTARRLAGEEGLAVGYEVGDAEALPFGDASFDVVTSSVGSIFAPDHEAVARELARVCRPGGRVVLGHWSSERGVVDMFRVMAPFMPTPPPGAGSPFRWGDRAYVAERLGEAFVLRFEEGDAPQVSESGEEVWELFSTVYGPTRVLAEGLEPERRAELRRAFVDFFEGFRGAGGVRQSRPYLVVVGTRRG; from the coding sequence ATGGCTTTCGAGGAGTTGAAGAAGCGGCAGAGCGTGGTGTGGGGGGCGGGCCCCTACGAGCGGCTGCCTGAGCACTACCAGCCGTTGCTCGATCATCTGGCGCGGGCGGCCGAGGTGCGGCCCGGGGAGCGGGTGCTGGATGTGGGGACCGGCACGGGTGCGCTGGCGGTGCGGCTGGCGCGGGCGGGTGCCGAGGTGACGGGGGTCGATCTGGCTCCGGCGCTGGTGGACACGGCGCGGCGGCTGGCCGGTGAGGAGGGGCTGGCGGTCGGCTACGAGGTGGGTGACGCGGAGGCGTTGCCGTTCGGGGATGCGAGTTTCGACGTGGTGACGTCGAGTGTGGGGTCGATCTTCGCGCCGGATCATGAGGCGGTGGCGCGTGAGCTGGCGCGGGTGTGCCGGCCTGGTGGCCGGGTGGTGCTGGGTCACTGGAGCAGTGAGCGGGGGGTGGTGGACATGTTCCGGGTGATGGCGCCGTTCATGCCGACGCCGCCGCCTGGTGCCGGGTCTCCGTTCCGGTGGGGTGATCGGGCGTATGTGGCCGAGCGTCTTGGGGAGGCGTTCGTGTTGCGTTTCGAGGAGGGTGACGCGCCGCAGGTGTCGGAGTCGGGTGAGGAGGTGTGGGAGTTGTTCTCGACCGTGTACGGGCCGACGCGGGTGCTGGCGGAGGGGTTGGAGCCGGAGCGGCGGGCGGAGTTGCGCCGGGCGTTCGTCGACTTCTTCGAGGGTTTTCGGGGTGCGGGTGGGGTGCGTCAGTCTCGGCCGTATCTGGTGGTGGTGGGGACCCGGCGGGGGTGA
- a CDS encoding phytanoyl-CoA dioxygenase, translating to MQIIDVDRFVADGFVKLESVVPREVADEGRALLWKRIGLSPDDPSGWREPVVWTADLTGEGPFGLMVRSARLRGALDLVAGVGGWLPRGAIGNIPVRFPRVPPADDCGWHVDANTPLPGGAWGVSGRPETMLVLLLLSEVGVDDAPTRIRVGSQRDVAAALPAGQVLDPFVAGPIVDEVSRGRSLAYATGVPGDAYLVHPFTVHAAQRHAGSRPRFMAQFPVSLAAALDGGGQTALARAVRG from the coding sequence GTGCAGATCATCGATGTGGATCGGTTCGTGGCCGACGGTTTCGTGAAGCTGGAGTCGGTGGTGCCGCGGGAGGTGGCCGACGAGGGCCGGGCGTTGCTGTGGAAGCGCATCGGCCTGTCCCCCGACGATCCGTCGGGGTGGCGGGAGCCGGTGGTGTGGACGGCGGACCTGACGGGTGAGGGGCCGTTCGGGCTGATGGTGCGCAGTGCGCGGCTGCGTGGTGCGCTGGACCTGGTGGCCGGTGTGGGCGGCTGGCTGCCGCGTGGTGCTATCGGCAACATCCCGGTGCGTTTTCCGCGGGTGCCGCCGGCTGATGACTGCGGGTGGCATGTCGATGCCAACACTCCCCTGCCGGGTGGCGCGTGGGGGGTGAGCGGGCGGCCGGAGACGATGCTGGTGCTGTTGCTGCTGTCGGAGGTGGGGGTGGATGACGCGCCCACCCGCATCCGGGTGGGGTCGCAGCGTGATGTGGCGGCGGCGCTGCCGGCGGGGCAGGTGCTGGATCCGTTCGTGGCGGGTCCGATCGTGGACGAGGTGAGCCGGGGGCGGTCGCTTGCGTATGCGACGGGGGTGCCGGGGGACGCTTATCTGGTGCATCCGTTCACGGTGCACGCGGCGCAGCGTCATGCGGGGTCGCGGCCGCGGTTCATGGCGCAGTTCCCGGTCTCGCTGGCGGCTGCGCTCGATGGGGGTGGGCAGACGGCGCTGGCGCGTGCGGTGCGTGGCTGA
- a CDS encoding radical SAM protein produces the protein MDAVDDRPLIERRAVWRDGFYETQARTMIERVPREAGITQRWAVSPYRGCAHACLGCGARAGHRKLGLDTGRDFDTRVVVKANAVERLRAELGRWAGEPLAVGVTGDCYQRAEEVYRLMPGIIGALGEAAVPFTVYTKSPLVLRDAALLAQAGAQVAVSIAFVDERIRRAVEPGAVGAQARLELVSALVEAGVACRVLMSPVLPLLSDAADQLAATVRRIAATGAVGVEPVVLRLPPATRAWYLAWLGAAHPPLVARYEELYDRAGSPSADYEGRITGQIEQLCRLYGLRCGPPEPVARRPRFPQLALV, from the coding sequence GTGGACGCAGTAGACGACCGTCCCCTGATCGAGCGGCGGGCGGTGTGGCGCGACGGGTTCTACGAGACCCAGGCCCGCACGATGATCGAGCGGGTGCCGCGGGAGGCGGGCATCACCCAGCGGTGGGCCGTCTCCCCCTATCGCGGCTGTGCCCATGCCTGCCTGGGGTGCGGTGCCCGCGCCGGGCACCGCAAGCTGGGTCTGGACACGGGTCGTGATTTCGACACCCGGGTGGTGGTCAAGGCCAACGCGGTGGAGCGGTTGCGGGCCGAACTGGGGCGTTGGGCGGGTGAGCCGCTGGCGGTGGGGGTCACCGGTGACTGCTACCAGCGGGCCGAGGAGGTCTACCGGTTGATGCCGGGGATCATCGGCGCCCTGGGTGAGGCGGCCGTGCCGTTCACCGTCTACACCAAGAGTCCACTGGTGTTACGTGACGCCGCGCTGCTGGCGCAGGCGGGGGCGCAGGTGGCGGTGTCGATCGCGTTCGTCGACGAGCGGATCCGCCGGGCGGTGGAGCCGGGCGCGGTCGGTGCGCAGGCGCGGCTGGAGCTGGTGTCGGCGTTGGTGGAGGCGGGGGTGGCGTGCCGGGTGCTGATGTCGCCGGTGCTGCCGCTGCTGAGTGACGCCGCCGATCAGCTGGCGGCGACGGTGCGGCGGATCGCGGCCACGGGTGCGGTGGGGGTGGAGCCGGTGGTGTTGCGGTTGCCGCCGGCGACGCGGGCCTGGTATCTGGCGTGGCTGGGTGCGGCGCATCCGCCGCTGGTGGCGCGTTATGAGGAGCTCTACGACCGGGCGGGGTCGCCGTCGGCCGATTACGAGGGTCGCATCACGGGGCAGATCGAGCAGTTGTGCCGGCTGTACGGGTTGCGGTGCGGGCCGCCGGAGCCGGTGGCGCGGCGGCCGCGTTTTCCGCAGCTCGCGCTGGTCTGA
- a CDS encoding DMT family transporter, with amino-acid sequence MAWLLLALAITAEVLATTALKLSNGFTHLGWTTVVAIGYLTSFALLAQALKLQMEMGTAYAVWSGAGTAAIALIGAAFMGESLTPLKIGGILLIIGGVIVLNLAGTH; translated from the coding sequence ATGGCCTGGCTACTGCTCGCCCTCGCCATCACCGCGGAGGTCCTGGCCACCACCGCACTCAAACTCAGCAACGGCTTCACCCACCTCGGCTGGACCACCGTCGTCGCCATCGGCTACCTCACCTCCTTCGCCCTGCTCGCCCAGGCACTCAAACTCCAGATGGAAATGGGCACCGCCTACGCCGTCTGGTCCGGCGCCGGCACCGCCGCCATCGCCCTCATCGGCGCCGCCTTCATGGGCGAATCCCTCACCCCGCTCAAGATCGGCGGCATCCTGCTCATCATCGGCGGCGTCATCGTCCTCAACCTCGCAGGCACCCATTGA
- a CDS encoding TetR/AcrR family transcriptional regulator, translating into MTTHQPPPEQPHGPPPEPPRPTQERGRRRRATLLSAAVELLTEGGFAAVTHRAVAHRASLPLAATTYYFTSRDQLLAEAFAQLVDTELATLRTWITTHGLTTLPDHITAADHTRQLGLWELYVHAGRDPALRRIARHWTDGCVTLLAETLDLPATDPRPRLLYTTLSTLWLELVVERRPTAEARTLLNLALENISPTR; encoded by the coding sequence TTGACCACCCACCAGCCGCCCCCAGAGCAACCCCACGGGCCACCACCCGAGCCACCCCGCCCCACCCAGGAACGCGGCCGACGACGCCGCGCCACACTCCTGAGCGCCGCCGTCGAACTCCTCACCGAAGGCGGTTTCGCCGCCGTCACCCACCGCGCCGTCGCCCACCGCGCAAGCCTGCCCCTGGCCGCCACCACCTACTACTTCACCTCACGCGACCAACTCCTGGCCGAAGCCTTCGCCCAGCTCGTCGACACCGAACTCGCCACCCTGCGCACGTGGATCACCACCCACGGCCTCACCACCCTGCCCGACCACATCACCGCCGCCGACCACACCCGCCAGCTCGGCCTGTGGGAGCTGTACGTCCACGCGGGCCGCGACCCCGCCCTGCGCCGGATCGCCCGCCACTGGACCGACGGCTGCGTCACCCTCCTCGCCGAAACCCTCGACCTCCCCGCCACCGACCCCCGCCCACGCCTGCTCTACACCACCCTGTCCACCCTCTGGCTCGAACTCGTCGTCGAACGACGCCCCACCGCCGAGGCCCGCACCCTCCTCAACCTCGCCCTGGAAAACATCTCGCCCACCCGATGA
- a CDS encoding GNAT family N-acetyltransferase, which translates to MLKPAYPLHTDRLLLRPFTPDDLPAVHAYESRPDVARYLYWEPRDIDAVRTFLDKKVTRTALHDEGDALDLAITLRDTGQVIGNGLLIWTSKEHRQGEIGYVLHPDHHGHGYAAEAGRTLLRLGFDELGLHRVVGRLDARNTASARVLEKLGMRREAHLVQNERVKGEWTDEIIYAILETEWKP; encoded by the coding sequence GTGCTCAAACCCGCCTACCCGCTCCACACCGACCGGCTGCTGCTGCGCCCCTTCACCCCCGACGACCTGCCGGCCGTCCACGCCTACGAATCACGCCCCGACGTCGCCCGCTACCTCTACTGGGAACCCCGCGACATCGACGCCGTACGCACCTTCCTCGACAAGAAGGTCACCCGCACCGCGCTCCACGACGAAGGCGACGCCCTCGACCTCGCCATCACCCTGCGCGACACCGGCCAGGTGATCGGCAACGGCCTGCTCATCTGGACCAGCAAAGAACACCGCCAGGGCGAGATCGGCTACGTCCTGCACCCCGACCACCACGGCCACGGCTACGCCGCCGAAGCCGGCCGCACACTCCTGCGCCTCGGCTTCGACGAGCTCGGCCTGCACCGCGTCGTCGGCCGGCTCGACGCCCGCAACACCGCCTCCGCCCGCGTCCTGGAGAAACTCGGCATGCGCCGCGAGGCCCACCTCGTCCAGAACGAACGCGTCAAGGGCGAATGGACCGACGAGATCATCTACGCCATACTCGAAACCGAGTGGAAGCCATGA
- a CDS encoding DUF952 domain-containing protein, with amino-acid sequence MTILHLALADDWAAARATGDYRVSTLGRTLDQEGFIHCSRDHDQLRDVHAAHYGHVTAPLLVLQIDPAGLDVRVEGGFPHVYGPIPLEAVTAVHPYEPAAG; translated from the coding sequence ATGACCATCCTGCACCTGGCCCTCGCCGACGACTGGGCCGCGGCCCGCGCCACGGGCGACTACCGCGTCTCCACGCTCGGCCGCACGCTGGACCAGGAAGGCTTCATCCACTGCAGCCGCGACCACGACCAGCTACGCGACGTCCACGCCGCCCACTACGGTCACGTCACCGCGCCGCTGCTGGTGCTCCAGATCGACCCGGCCGGCCTCGACGTGCGCGTCGAAGGGGGCTTCCCGCACGTCTACGGGCCCATCCCGCTGGAGGCGGTCACCGCCGTCCACCCCTACGAACCCGCCGCCGGCTGA
- a CDS encoding nuclear transport factor 2 family protein, with protein sequence MDPATAARRFADTWQHGWTHHDADAIVTLYTADAEHTSMPFRPPHRGRAAIADYIRWSFEGETVQRVTFAQPLVDGDRAAIEFRVHALDERGTPVTLAGCVFAQFDADGLAVRTRDYWHTTEGHL encoded by the coding sequence ATGGACCCCGCGACCGCGGCGCGACGCTTCGCCGACACCTGGCAACACGGCTGGACCCACCACGACGCCGACGCCATCGTCACCCTGTACACAGCCGACGCCGAGCACACCTCGATGCCGTTCCGCCCGCCACACCGGGGGAGAGCGGCCATCGCCGACTACATCCGCTGGTCCTTCGAGGGGGAGACCGTCCAGCGGGTCACCTTCGCGCAGCCCCTCGTGGACGGCGACCGGGCCGCCATCGAGTTCCGAGTCCACGCCCTCGACGAGCGCGGCACCCCCGTCACGCTCGCCGGGTGCGTGTTCGCCCAGTTCGACGCCGACGGCCTCGCCGTGCGGACGCGCGACTACTGGCACACCACCGAGGGCCACCTCTGA
- a CDS encoding asparagine synthase-related protein, translated as MRVLLAVAGKPHQREAVRQAVQRAKDSIEAAFPVAPERIRAAEWRASHGGVHLLAWTNEPEWEPLVTPGGITAVAGHRPGQARELIGRAAAEPGCFAAFQSDEHGISASTSLAPADPVYYAQTGELCVIGNRALLVRLAAFGAIRYDVAALQSIARQGYFLSEETPYAGVRSLPPASRLVAGERLTITTDPLPEGESRTGSKQVAEGMLAAVEPLLQTPDPVRLTLTGGRDSRLVAALLHASGIPFHAVTSGFDDHPDVVVARQVAATLGVEHEVHAPPQTPDNELLVAHPADRVQNVLRVCEGMLSAYENITGEAAYSRRPSLGGHNGEILRGGFLSGMEEATPAAVRRRTQSLFLAHHALFTDAANARAEELAWRSDTPHVPDHLYLRFRVGRWHAASRAAMLRRGTPVQPFLDNRVIAAALELDPEYRHSERLVHKLIKMFAPALAGVPLEGGQWRFKSEGRFALLRSRAQRPAAKQVKPWNWRVEPGEEIVKELERTILSSAGLGEIVRLDKVPALFDGGRLTKAPLVWHLYTVASLLATDLTAPATRARERLRVRTQRSRRG; from the coding sequence ATGAGAGTTCTTCTGGCCGTGGCGGGCAAACCGCACCAGCGTGAGGCCGTACGGCAGGCCGTCCAGCGGGCCAAGGACTCGATCGAAGCGGCCTTCCCCGTCGCACCCGAGCGCATCCGCGCCGCCGAATGGCGAGCCTCGCACGGCGGCGTCCACCTGCTGGCCTGGACCAACGAGCCGGAATGGGAACCGCTGGTCACCCCCGGCGGCATCACCGCCGTAGCCGGGCACCGTCCAGGACAGGCACGCGAGCTGATCGGCCGAGCGGCCGCAGAGCCGGGTTGCTTCGCCGCCTTCCAGTCCGACGAGCACGGCATCAGCGCCTCGACCTCACTCGCACCCGCCGACCCCGTCTACTACGCGCAGACGGGAGAGCTCTGCGTGATCGGCAACCGCGCCCTGCTGGTACGGCTGGCGGCCTTCGGCGCAATCCGCTACGACGTGGCGGCACTGCAGTCGATCGCCCGACAGGGGTATTTCCTGTCGGAGGAAACCCCCTACGCGGGCGTCCGTTCGCTGCCGCCCGCCTCCCGGTTGGTCGCGGGGGAGCGGCTGACCATCACCACCGACCCGCTGCCCGAAGGCGAGAGCCGCACCGGATCGAAACAGGTCGCCGAAGGGATGCTGGCGGCGGTGGAGCCGCTGCTCCAAACCCCGGATCCGGTACGGCTGACGCTCACCGGCGGCAGGGACAGCCGACTGGTGGCGGCACTGCTGCATGCTTCGGGAATCCCGTTCCACGCGGTCACCTCGGGCTTCGACGACCACCCCGACGTGGTCGTGGCCCGCCAGGTGGCCGCGACGCTCGGCGTGGAGCACGAGGTGCACGCTCCACCCCAGACGCCGGACAACGAGCTGCTGGTGGCGCATCCGGCCGATCGCGTCCAGAACGTGCTGCGGGTGTGCGAGGGCATGCTGTCCGCCTACGAGAACATCACCGGCGAAGCCGCCTACAGCAGGCGCCCCTCGCTGGGCGGGCACAACGGGGAGATCCTGCGCGGCGGCTTCCTGTCCGGGATGGAGGAGGCCACGCCCGCCGCGGTGCGGCGCAGGACCCAGTCACTGTTCCTCGCGCACCACGCCCTGTTCACCGACGCGGCCAACGCTCGCGCGGAGGAGCTGGCATGGCGCTCGGACACGCCGCACGTACCGGACCACCTGTACCTGCGCTTCCGGGTGGGCCGCTGGCACGCCGCCTCGCGTGCCGCCATGCTCCGCAGGGGGACGCCCGTCCAGCCGTTCCTGGACAACCGGGTGATCGCGGCCGCGCTCGAGCTGGACCCCGAATACCGGCACTCCGAGCGCCTGGTCCACAAGCTGATCAAGATGTTCGCGCCGGCGCTGGCCGGGGTGCCGCTGGAGGGCGGGCAGTGGCGGTTCAAGTCCGAGGGTCGCTTCGCCCTGCTGAGGAGCAGGGCGCAGCGGCCGGCAGCCAAGCAGGTCAAGCCGTGGAACTGGCGTGTCGAGCCGGGGGAGGAGATCGTCAAGGAGCTGGAGCGCACCATCCTGTCCTCGGCCGGGCTCGGTGAGATCGTGCGGCTGGACAAGGTGCCCGCGCTGTTCGACGGCGGCAGGCTCACCAAGGCGCCGCTGGTCTGGCACCTGTACACGGTGGCCAGCCTGCTGGCCACCGATCTCACCGCGCCGGCCACGCGCGCACGCGAGCGGCTGCGCGTGCGAACGCAGCGTTCCCGGAGAGGGTGA
- a CDS encoding LLM class flavin-dependent oxidoreductase has protein sequence MRLGFSIGTLGPVAAGYEAQLRLVREAERLGFDSVWASEGYGVDPAATLAWLAAGTERIGLGSGVLQVSARAAVAAAMSAATIDRLSGGRFLLGLGASGPQVAEGWHGRRYERPLAHLRDYVAVVRTALEGRPVAHDGPEIVLPLPGGEGKALTMTVGPVRRPLPVHLAAMGPKAVELAGEVADGWLPIHFPPDHVAEMSVRLAAGAARAGRPVAAVEVSPMVMAMVDDDADYARDMVRPMLALYVGGMGSRGVNFYNRLAGRLGFGAAAARAQAAYFEGGLGAAMEELPDELVDALCLCGEPGRVRERLAAYRKVGATRLIVGLNAPTVEDRLEQLGWLAELNGD, from the coding sequence GTGCGGCTGGGGTTCAGCATCGGGACGTTGGGGCCGGTGGCGGCCGGGTACGAGGCGCAGTTGCGGCTGGTACGTGAGGCCGAGCGGCTGGGGTTCGACTCGGTGTGGGCGTCGGAGGGGTACGGGGTGGATCCGGCGGCGACGCTGGCGTGGCTGGCGGCGGGTACGGAGCGGATCGGGCTGGGCAGCGGGGTGCTGCAGGTGTCGGCCCGGGCGGCGGTCGCGGCGGCGATGTCGGCCGCGACGATCGACCGGTTGTCGGGCGGCCGGTTCCTGCTGGGGTTGGGGGCGTCGGGGCCGCAGGTGGCCGAGGGGTGGCACGGGCGGCGGTACGAGCGTCCGCTGGCGCATCTGCGGGACTACGTGGCGGTGGTGCGGACGGCGCTGGAGGGGCGGCCGGTGGCGCATGACGGTCCGGAGATCGTGCTGCCGTTGCCGGGTGGTGAGGGCAAGGCGCTGACGATGACGGTCGGTCCGGTGCGGCGGCCGCTGCCGGTGCACCTGGCGGCGATGGGGCCGAAGGCGGTGGAGTTGGCCGGTGAGGTGGCCGACGGGTGGCTGCCGATCCACTTCCCGCCGGATCATGTGGCGGAGATGTCGGTGCGGCTGGCCGCGGGTGCGGCGCGGGCGGGGCGGCCGGTGGCGGCGGTGGAGGTGTCGCCGATGGTGATGGCGATGGTGGATGACGACGCCGACTACGCGCGTGACATGGTGCGGCCGATGCTGGCCCTGTATGTGGGTGGGATGGGCAGCCGGGGGGTGAACTTCTACAACCGGCTGGCCGGCAGGTTGGGGTTCGGCGCGGCGGCGGCGCGGGCGCAGGCGGCGTACTTCGAGGGTGGGCTGGGGGCGGCGATGGAGGAGTTGCCGGATGAGCTGGTGGACGCTTTGTGTCTGTGCGGGGAGCCGGGGCGGGTGCGGGAGCGGCTGGCCGCGTATCGGAAGGTGGGGGCGACGCGGCTGATCGTGGGGTTGAACGCGCCGACGGTGGAGGATCGGCTGGAGCAGTTGGGGTGGTTGGCTGAGTTGAACGGGGACTGA
- a CDS encoding MFS transporter has product MRNHDFLKLWAGQSLSLVGSQVTVLAMPIVAFLLLNASVAEMGILGALARLPMVLFLVVGVWVDRMRRRPVLIVSDSVRALMLATVPLFFLLDVLTLEWLYVVVFVMGVFGVLFEIAYRSYLPTLIAPEHLGQGNSHLQLSDSISKAAGPSLAGLLIAARSAPLVIIIDVATYVASALALLTIRKREEPPAPDHGASMLTAIRHGLAWVMSQPLIRPLAIASAVYSFFDIGILQTLYIPYLVDGVDIPAAWVGGVLAVGGVGAVIGAWLSIRAMKRFGPGPTMLWSTVVGNGALILVPLAGGPFWLAITMLVISQLLVGLCTQVFVVNNITVLQTATPRELTGRVIATIWAMGLVPAPLGALAAGLLGEALGMRPVVLVAALIGALVPIAVLALSPIPKMRTIPEAPLTT; this is encoded by the coding sequence ATGAGGAACCACGACTTCCTCAAACTCTGGGCCGGACAGAGCCTGTCACTCGTCGGCTCCCAAGTGACCGTGCTGGCCATGCCCATCGTCGCCTTCCTCCTGCTCAACGCCTCCGTCGCCGAAATGGGCATCCTCGGCGCCCTCGCCCGCCTGCCCATGGTGCTCTTCCTCGTCGTCGGCGTCTGGGTCGACCGCATGCGCCGCCGCCCCGTCCTCATCGTCAGCGACAGCGTCCGCGCCCTCATGCTCGCCACCGTCCCCCTGTTCTTCCTCCTGGACGTCCTCACCCTGGAGTGGCTCTACGTCGTCGTCTTCGTCATGGGCGTCTTCGGCGTCCTGTTCGAGATCGCCTACCGCTCCTACCTGCCGACCCTCATCGCCCCCGAACACCTCGGCCAAGGCAACAGCCACCTCCAGCTCAGCGACTCCATCTCCAAAGCCGCCGGCCCCAGCCTCGCCGGCCTGCTCATCGCCGCCCGCTCAGCCCCCCTCGTCATCATCATCGACGTCGCCACCTACGTCGCCTCCGCGCTCGCCCTCCTCACCATCCGCAAACGCGAAGAGCCCCCCGCCCCCGACCACGGCGCCAGCATGCTCACTGCCATCCGCCACGGCCTCGCCTGGGTCATGAGCCAGCCGCTCATCCGCCCCCTGGCCATCGCCAGCGCCGTCTACTCCTTCTTCGACATCGGCATCCTGCAGACCCTCTACATCCCCTACCTCGTCGACGGCGTCGACATCCCCGCCGCCTGGGTCGGAGGAGTGCTCGCCGTCGGCGGCGTCGGCGCCGTCATCGGCGCCTGGCTGTCCATCCGCGCCATGAAACGCTTCGGCCCCGGCCCCACCATGCTGTGGTCCACCGTCGTCGGCAACGGCGCCCTCATCCTCGTCCCCCTCGCCGGCGGACCCTTCTGGCTCGCCATCACCATGCTCGTCATCTCCCAGCTCCTCGTCGGCCTGTGCACCCAGGTGTTCGTCGTCAACAACATCACCGTCCTGCAGACCGCCACCCCCCGCGAACTCACCGGCCGCGTCATCGCCACCATCTGGGCCATGGGCCTCGTCCCCGCCCCCCTCGGCGCCCTCGCCGCCGGCCTCCTCGGCGAAGCACTCGGCATGCGCCCCGTCGTCCTCGTCGCCGCCCTCATCGGCGCCCTCGTCCCCATCGCCGTCCTCGCCCTGTCACCCATCCCCAAGATGCGCACCATCCCCGAAGCCCCCCTCACCACCTGA